The window ACTTCCCTCTATAAAAACTCTCAGAACATTTTCGGAGCTACACATTCAGCACCCACATCCACCAAGTGAGAATCTTGATTAAGACAAACACATATGATTTCAGGTTTTAACACAGAtctgttttcaagttttatAATAAAGTGACTAACTCCAGTATTGGGACTGACAGAAGACAGTTGAGTCTTTGTTAAACTTGCTGGCAAAGTACACTTGagatctgaaacaaaataacCAATCCAGTTCCTCATGTAGGCTCCATGACTCACCACTAAGATATTGGCATCTAATAACAATTTAGAAGCTTCACCATTATCAGAGCTAAGTTTACGTACACCGCAGTGATCTGTCCAAGGAAAAACTGACTCTTCTTCACACGTTCCTGAGCTTCTGCTTGCTGCCCCATGCATCTCTTGATCTTTCTGTTCCAGTTCAACAGCTAGCTGACATAGAAATTCAAAAAAATCCCTTGCACGTTCTCTTACCTGAAGAGAAAGGTCATAATAGTATGTtgtgaagaatgaaagaaactTCAGGTTTCAAGAACCTGAGATATTACTACTTCAATCAAGAGATTTATCACAGACAAGACTTAGAAATCAGAGGTTAAGTCACTGAATGCTGTTAAGAACTTCTTTGCCCTTCAAAGACAAGGTTGAAAGCAATTGCCATCAGCCTTCTGCATACAACAGCTTCACAAAGCTCAGAATCAATATTTTACCTCTAAAGAAATTCTCCAATGGGTAGCCACTACCATTGGGTCAAACAGTGTTTTTAGCTTGGAAAAATAACTACTTTTTATTGGACTAAGCTTTCAGTAAGATGACCCTAAATAAGCAATAGCTATATCTGCCCTAATATAATGGCCTAGAAACTGGGGCCCAAATATGTAAATGTCATACTTCATCCAGTGTTTCTCCTCCAGAAGGTGTGAATGTAGGACattgctctcctgcagcctttgCCATGGCCTTGAGGTCAGTCAAAGGCCTTCCTTCTGCAACACCATATTTCTGTAAGAGACAAATTGCAAAGAATTTAGCAACATACAGCACTTCCAATGCAAACATCCCTCACccaaatttattttctagatTCTCTAGTGTAACATGCAAGCTTAACTACTCTTCACATTTTATCACAGTGTTGGGAGAGGAGGTGCCTTTAAATATACATTGGACTCATATATTCTTGACACTCATTTCTACTACACAAAATTCTTAGTATACAAAATTCAACTGAGGTTACATTGCGAGCACCTCACAGGAGGATAAACTCCATTTACTCTCCATTTGCAGAAGTATTACAAGAAATTCTTtctcaaagaaacaaatattttctctacAGACCTCTGTAACCTCCACAAGAGAGAAGGAATTctattcctcctttttttcagGATGTACATTACTTCTATGAACAcagtttttagaaaaaaaagaagaaaaaaatgaccttAAAAACAATATGCAAATGAACAAACACAACATGGAATTAATGATTTTCAATGGCACTTTTATTCCTAACGTCTCCAAGTGAAATGCTTATATGAGAAACACCACAAACAACACATATATAGTAACTAGTCATTCTGCATCAACGGTAGTCACCttataaattaatatttataatcTCTAATGTACTGTAGAAGAGATACAATTGGATGTGTATTACCATTTTTTATCTTGAACATATCTCCAGGGCACATCTCTTAACAGCAGCAATACAGCTTAACATTTCTACCACTTAAGATTAATGCTTCACTATGATTAGCAGatgaaaaaatgtattcaagTAGATAGCTTTGGTCCACTCTTGGAAGGTCTGAAGTCATCGAAAGCACTAGAGTTATGAATATTTTGATAAAAGCAAGAACTTTTGCTCTAATGTCAAAACCCTCAGCTATGCACATTTCACAGATTGAGATGCTGATGACTGCAAAACAGACATATGCTTATGACTGAGACTTTTCTGATTTCTATGCTGTGTACATGCAGTTTGCTGCCATAATAACATATTACAGTCTTCAGAATCTAACTGTACTGAAGCACATTTACTTTAGATTCTCAGTTCCTTTTCCTAAAGCAAAATTCACTGTTTAAGAATTTTAAGAAAGATATAAAGAAGTAAATTCTCAGAAACTACTGAAAAGAAGATTCTAATCTTGAAGATTTTTCTGGATTTCTCTCATGAATGCAAGCCATAAGAGAATAAAGCTTTTTCAGTAGAATCAGCGACATACATTCTTATAAAGGACTTAGCTTCTTTTCATGCTATTCAAACTAAATTTCAGTTATTTACAGCATTGCCCTAAAAACTGTAGCCTGCAGAAATTTAGTGGAACTTCTGTTCATCAGTACAAAcaccaggaaaggaaaaaaaaagtaacataaGTTAAGATTATACCTTGTAGAACTCCGTATCACAGCCCAAAATATTCCTGAAAATAGCAGGTGATTAAGCGATTAAAGAAGATTGGGAGGCATGTAACTTGCTGATTTAAGGAGGTGGACCAGAATTTGTGACAAAGGTGTCACAATAGGAAATGGTGTGATCACATTCTGCTCTTTAAACACTTAACTGCCTGCTGCTAATGCCATCCCACTTCTGGTTTTGTAGCATTTCCttatttaaaattcagctgATGCTGTTAGTGCAGCATCAGA of the Gallus gallus isolate bGalGal1 chromosome 1, bGalGal1.mat.broiler.GRCg7b, whole genome shotgun sequence genome contains:
- the TIGAR gene encoding fructose-2,6-bisphosphatase TIGAR isoform X2 — protein: MVRFGLTVVRHGETRYNKDKILQGQGIDEPLSPTGFKQADAAGLFLSNVKFTHVFSSDLLRAKQLLCFSKECGPIKQKSSLQTAATIIGKNKFCKGLEIKCDTRLRERKYGVAEGRPLTDLKAMAKAAGEQCPTFTPSGGETLDEVRERARDFFEFLCQLAVELEQKDQEMHGAASRSSGTCEEESVFPWTDHCGVRKLSSDNGEASKLLLDANILVVSHGAYMRNWIGYFVSDLKCTLPASLTKTQLSSVSPNTGVSHFIIKLENRSVLKPEIICVCLNQDSHLVDVGAECVAPKMF
- the TIGAR gene encoding fructose-2,6-bisphosphatase TIGAR isoform X3 — its product is MVRFGLTVVRHGETRYNKDKILQGQGIDEPLSPTGFKQADAAGLFLSNVKFTHVFSSDLLRAKQKYGVAEGRPLTDLKAMAKAAGEQCPTFTPSGGETLDEVRERARDFFEFLCQLAVELEQKDQEMHGAASRSSGTCEEESVFPWTDHCGVRKLSSDNGEASKLLLDANILVVSHGAYMRNWIGYFVSDLKCTLPASLTKTQLSSVSPNTGVSHFIIKLENRSVLKPEIICVCLNQDSHLVDVGAECVAPKMF
- the TIGAR gene encoding fructose-2,6-bisphosphatase TIGAR isoform X1 is translated as MVRFGLTVVRHGETRYNKDKILQGQGIDEPLSPTGFKQADAAGLFLSNVKFTHVFSSDLLRAKQTAATIIGKNKFCKGLEIKCDTRLRERKYGVAEGRPLTDLKAMAKAAGEQCPTFTPSGGETLDEVRERARDFFEFLCQLAVELEQKDQEMHGAASRSSGTCEEESVFPWTDHCGVRKLSSDNGEASKLLLDANILVVSHGAYMRNWIGYFVSDLKCTLPASLTKTQLSSVSPNTGVSHFIIKLENRSVLKPEIICVCLNQDSHLVDVGAECVAPKMF